A part of Methanomassiliicoccales archaeon genomic DNA contains:
- the hisD gene encoding histidinol dehydrogenase, translated as MWKELRLDDWTKARRSSLADVRRPVEDIISKVRSEGDAALIELTTRFDKVELDSIRITEKEVQQAREMVPRELVRDLKKAAENIRRFHKLQKQNDIWFKEVEPGLILGVKTTPLERIGAYVPGGRASYPSTVLMCAIPAKVAGVKEVVLCTPPPVNPLTLVAIDIAGVDEAYKVGGAQAIAAMGIGTGSIRQVQKIVGPGNVYVTMAKMLLRDEVDIDFPAGPSEIAVMADSTADPSFIAADILAQAEHDPNSACILVTTDPSLPNKVERELMSELESSERRSILERSMINTGYIIAKNLEEAAAIINQIAPEHLSIQMANEMGALNSVHNAGSIFIGRYAAVACGDYASGTNHVLPTAGYAKIYSGLDVNHFCKRSSIQMIDRVGLERIGRTVIDLARAEGLDAHARSVEKRLK; from the coding sequence ATGTGGAAGGAGCTGAGGCTGGACGATTGGACCAAGGCACGTCGCTCCAGTCTTGCTGATGTCAGGAGGCCTGTCGAGGACATCATCTCAAAGGTCAGGTCGGAGGGGGATGCGGCGCTCATCGAATTGACAACGCGCTTTGACAAGGTCGAACTGGACTCGATCAGGATCACAGAAAAGGAGGTCCAGCAGGCAAGGGAGATGGTCCCTAGGGAGCTTGTGAGGGACCTCAAGAAGGCCGCAGAGAACATACGTCGCTTCCACAAGCTCCAGAAGCAGAACGATATCTGGTTCAAGGAGGTCGAGCCTGGTCTGATATTGGGAGTAAAGACCACTCCCTTGGAGAGGATAGGTGCATACGTCCCAGGAGGAAGGGCGTCATATCCGTCAACTGTGCTGATGTGCGCGATACCGGCGAAGGTCGCAGGCGTCAAGGAGGTGGTGCTATGCACCCCTCCCCCGGTGAACCCTCTTACGCTCGTTGCCATCGACATCGCCGGGGTCGATGAGGCTTACAAGGTCGGTGGGGCACAGGCAATTGCTGCCATGGGGATCGGGACAGGGTCGATCCGCCAGGTACAGAAGATCGTAGGGCCAGGTAATGTCTACGTGACCATGGCCAAAATGCTCCTCAGAGATGAGGTGGACATTGATTTTCCTGCGGGCCCGAGCGAGATCGCGGTCATGGCAGATTCCACGGCAGACCCATCGTTCATTGCTGCAGATATTTTGGCCCAGGCGGAGCACGACCCGAACTCGGCCTGCATATTGGTGACGACAGACCCCTCTCTTCCCAACAAGGTGGAGAGGGAGCTGATGTCGGAGCTCGAGAGCTCTGAGAGAAGGTCGATATTGGAGCGGTCCATGATCAATACAGGGTACATTATCGCAAAGAACCTAGAAGAGGCGGCGGCGATCATTAACCAAATAGCACCAGAGCACCTATCGATACAGATGGCGAACGAGATGGGGGCGCTGAACTCGGTCCACAACGCCGGCTCGATCTTCATCGGAAGGTATGCCGCCGTGGCATGCGGGGATTATGCTTCGGGCACCAATCATGTCCTGCCTACGGCCGGATATGCCAAGATCTACTCAGGGCTAGATGTGAACCATTTCTGTAAGAGGTCATCTATCCAGATGATAGACAGGGTAGGCCTTGAGAGGATAGGACGGACAGTCATCGACCTGGCCAGAGCAGAGGGGCTGGATGCACATGCCAGATCGGTAGAGAAGCGTTTGAAATGA